In Xenorhabdus griffiniae, the genomic window ATATTTGGAACCATAAGTCGAAAACGATCCTGAAACTGGCATGTACGCGGCCAACTCACCCAAGCTGGTCATCAAGAAGTAGACCATTAGGCCAATTAATGCATAGGAAAGTAAAGCCCCACCTGGGCCAGCCTGAGAAATTGTTGCGCCAGAAGCAACAAATAATCCCGTGCCAATTGATCCGCCGATGGCAATCATTGCCATATGTCGTGCTTTTAATTCACGGCGCAGGGTTTTTGGAGCCTGATCCCGTGGCATGCTTTCTTCTCGAGACATTCTATTCCTATATCATCTGAAATGAATTTAACATGGGATTGTAACAAATCCTCGTCTCCAGAATAGCAACGATTCGTGGTTATAAGATACCTTCATAATCCACAGCCAATTATTAGCTACACGATTATTTTCTCAATATTAGTTACAATAACTCAGTAACTTCCGTAACGCATTGGATATATGTTTCTGCCGATGGTAAATCAGGTACAAGGTGCGATTAAGGCTCAGCCCAGGAATAACCAGTTCAGATAATGTGCCATTTTTCAATTGTTCCTGGACGACTCGTCGTGAAAGACAACTGATCCCCATTCCATATTGAACAGCATGTTTAATGGCTTCCGAATTACCCAATTCCATCGCAATATTGAATCTCGGCATTTGTGAGAACAAAAGATGATCCAAGATTTCTCTTGTTCCTGAACCTTTTTCTCTCAATATCCAGGGGGCTTTGATCAAATCCTCCACGTTCAGTTCACCTTGCAACAGCGAGCTTTTTGGCGAGGAAAAAACGATCAACTCATCTTTCATCCAGGGTTGTGTGATCAACTCAGGATCGTGACACAATCCTTCAATCAATCCCAAATCAACACGAAACTCAGCAACGGCCTTGATGACATCTCCAGTATTACTGATATTCAATTCCAATGGTGTCTCAGGGTAATCCTGACGGTATCTCGCCAGCATTTCAGGCAACATATAATTGCCAATCGTGCTGCTGGCTGCTAATCGCAATGCGCCCAATTCAAGTTTGAAAAGCTGTTCCACTTCACCAGCCTGTTCAAGTAATGCCAATGCTTTAGGATAGAGCAAACGCCCATGTTCATTGGTGACCAAACGTTTTCCGACTCTATCAAACAGCTGTACTCCCAACTGTCCTTCAAGATCTGTCAGTGAAGCACTCACCGCAGATTGTGATAACGCTAATTGCTGAGAAGCCTGTGTCGTTGAACCACTTTTCAGAACTTCTGCAAAAATCTCCAGTTGTCTCAGAGTGATACGCATATGGCCTCACGGGAAGCAAAATAAAAGGGAAAGATAGTCTTGATTTTAGACAGTATTACGCAACTTAACAAAAGTCACCCTTAATTAATCTATTTTAGTGTTTATATATATGCATATTATCAATTTTATTAATTTACAAATCTTATATATGCTTATTCCTAAAATGCATAATCTAATAGAGCCCCCACTATGTCTGAAAATCAAGTAGAGGAATTTACCCAAGTTCATCAGAAGACGGCATTAAAATTAATCCCTGGTATTTTATTAGCCGCAGTCCTAACGGTAATCGCCATCTATATCGGAACGATTCCTTGGCTTATAAATATGGGATTGGGTGTCCTGACACTTGCCATCTTATTAGGTATCATTATCGGCAATACGTTGTATCCTCTCTTAAAATCCACCTGCAATAGCGGTATCTATTTTTCCAAACACTACCTACTGCGAGCAGGCATCATTCTTTATGGATTTCGCCTGACTTTCCAACAAATCACAGAGGTTGGCGCAACAGGAGTATTGATCGATATCATCATGCTTTCATCAACATTTTTTATGGCATTATGGATTGGGCGTACTTTTTTTCAACTGGATAGCCAAACCGTGATCTTAATTGGTGCAGGAAGCAGTATTTGTGGCGCTGCTGCGGTTATGGCAACAGAACCCGTTGTCAAAGCCCCTGCCAACAAAGTTGCTGTCGCCGTCTCTACAGTGGTTATTTTTGGTACATTGGCAATCTTTATTTATCCATGGATTTATCAACTCAATACCCACTACTCGTGGTTTAATTTCACTCAGGAAACATTTGGTATTTTTTCAGGTTCAACGGTTCATGAAGTGGCCCAAGTCGTTGCCATTGGACATGAGTTAGGCAGTGATGCCGAAAATGCAGCAGTTATCAGTAAAATGATCCGCGTTATGCTGCTGGCACCTTTTCTATTGCTGCTTTCCGGCTACCTCAGTCGCGTGAAAGTTAAAAATTGTCATGTCCATCCCCAAAAATCCCCAATCACTATTCCGTGGTTTGCTGTATTTTTTATTGCCACTGCGGGTTTCAACTCTTTTCATCTCTTACCTGAACCCCTTGTTGACCATATTATTGCCATTGATACCATCATACTGGCAATGGCCATGGTTGCATTAGGGCTAACCACCCATATCAGTGCTATTCGCCAGGCTGGGGTTAAGCCCCTCTTGTTGGCACTTATTTTGTTTATCTGGCTAGTCGTGGGGGGATTAATCGTCAATCAAGGCATCCATCATTTATTGCGCTAATGCAGGACGAAAGAAGATTAAATTGACTTTTGCGGCCAACATTTTATCAATCAGACGAACAATGCCATAATGACGAAAACACAGGAGAAAATAAGATGAAATTTGTTGGAGCCCATGTGAGCGCTTCGGGCGGTGTTGATCAGGCAGTGATCCGTGCCCATGAATTAAACGCAACGGCATTTGCCCTGTTCACGAAAAACCAGCGCCAATGGCACGCCCCACCGTTATCGACAAATGTTATTGATCAATTCAAAGCAAACTGTGAACGTTACGGTTATGGTAGCCGACAAATTCTTCCCCACGACAGCTACCTAATTAACCTTGGCCATCCCGAAACAGACGGCCTGGAAAAATCCCGTGCAGCGTTCCTTGATGAAATGCAGCGCTGTGAACAATTAGGTATTGGCCTGCTGAATTTCCATCCTGGCAGCCATCTCAACAAAATCGATATTGATAAGTGCCTCGCCCGTATTGCGGAGTCCATTAATATTACGTTGAATAAAACCCAAGGTGTCATTGCCGTTATCGAAAATACCGCCGGACAAGGCACCAATCTTGGTTTTCAATTCGAACAACTGGCGGCAATTATCGACGATGTCGAAGACAAAACCCGCGTTGGCGTCTGTATAGACACCTGCCACGCTTTTGCGGCGGGTTACGATTTGCGTACCGAAAAAGATTGCGATGCGACTTTCAAGGCATTCGATGAAATTGTTGGCTTTAAATATCTTAAGGCCAT contains:
- the yieE gene encoding DNA-binding transcriptional regulator YeiE, producing MRITLRQLEIFAEVLKSGSTTQASQQLALSQSAVSASLTDLEGQLGVQLFDRVGKRLVTNEHGRLLYPKALALLEQAGEVEQLFKLELGALRLAASSTIGNYMLPEMLARYRQDYPETPLELNISNTGDVIKAVAEFRVDLGLIEGLCHDPELITQPWMKDELIVFSSPKSSLLQGELNVEDLIKAPWILREKGSGTREILDHLLFSQMPRFNIAMELGNSEAIKHAVQYGMGISCLSRRVVQEQLKNGTLSELVIPGLSLNRTLYLIYHRQKHISNALRKLLSYCN
- a CDS encoding YeiH family protein, whose protein sequence is MSENQVEEFTQVHQKTALKLIPGILLAAVLTVIAIYIGTIPWLINMGLGVLTLAILLGIIIGNTLYPLLKSTCNSGIYFSKHYLLRAGIILYGFRLTFQQITEVGATGVLIDIIMLSSTFFMALWIGRTFFQLDSQTVILIGAGSSICGAAAVMATEPVVKAPANKVAVAVSTVVIFGTLAIFIYPWIYQLNTHYSWFNFTQETFGIFSGSTVHEVAQVVAIGHELGSDAENAAVISKMIRVMLLAPFLLLLSGYLSRVKVKNCHVHPQKSPITIPWFAVFFIATAGFNSFHLLPEPLVDHIIAIDTIILAMAMVALGLTTHISAIRQAGVKPLLLALILFIWLVVGGLIVNQGIHHLLR
- the nfo gene encoding deoxyribonuclease IV; translation: MKFVGAHVSASGGVDQAVIRAHELNATAFALFTKNQRQWHAPPLSTNVIDQFKANCERYGYGSRQILPHDSYLINLGHPETDGLEKSRAAFLDEMQRCEQLGIGLLNFHPGSHLNKIDIDKCLARIAESINITLNKTQGVIAVIENTAGQGTNLGFQFEQLAAIIDDVEDKTRVGVCIDTCHAFAAGYDLRTEKDCDATFKAFDEIVGFKYLKAMHLNDAKSEFSSRVDRHHSLGEGNIGKTPFSYIMQDDRFNGIPLVLETINPDIWAEEIAWLKSQQS